Proteins encoded in a region of the Mercenaria mercenaria strain notata unplaced genomic scaffold, MADL_Memer_1 contig_3690, whole genome shotgun sequence genome:
- the LOC128553302 gene encoding uncharacterized protein LOC128553302, translated as MAARKFLFDETSDTEVEDSVLSLSIISRRSTVRVTSVTHTESSTAGAVPNYSQAETQEPSCYAYFEYSQSNHCEGETEADYCEGETEADYSGPGSNLELGSLPQTEALLGPSQLTLNNLPTVTQGLYSQFDLSNEELTFSTDDEELPHLHSLNEVNVHRKAQTVITPGNNAFSFSFVYTGDSLVCDGELQGETMTQTIITGKVCGDKFTD; from the exons ATGGCAGCTCGTAAGTTC TTGTTTGATGAAACTAGTGACACAGAAGTAGAAGACAGTGTTCTGTCCTTATCTATTATCAGCAGACGCAGTACTGTCAGAGTCACAAGTGTCACACACACCGAAAGTTCTACGGCTGGTGCTGTTCCAAATTACAGTCAGGCAGAAACACAGGAGCCAAGCTGCTATGCATATTTTGAGTACAGTCAG AGTAATCACTGTGAAGGTGAAACTGAGGCTGACTATTGTGAAGGTGAAACTGAGGCTGACTACTCTGGGCCTGGCAGTAATTTAGAGTTAGGTAGCTTGCCGCAAACCGAAGCTCTTCTTGGACCCTCACAGCTGACACTAAACAACCTACCAACTGTAACACAGGGGTTGTATTCACAGTTTGATCTGTCAAATGAAGAGCTTACTTTTTCT ACTGATGATGAAGAGTTACCTCATTTACACTCGCTTAATGAAGTGAATGTACACAGGAAAGCACAGACAGTAATTACACCTGGTAACAATGCCTTTTCCTTTTCTTTCGTCTACACTGGAGACAGTTTAGTGTGTGATGGAGAACTCCAAGGTGAAACAATGACACAAACAATTATTACAGGAAAAGTCTGTGGAGATAAATTCACTGactaa
- the LOC128553301 gene encoding uncharacterized protein PF3D7_1120000-like, whose protein sequence is MGRLLVLHRLNSLVQTPVTNLQQIIDVCKKCPLKSEAEQQIRKMQKMEEKLEIEMKALTKVVHKIETDVTEDVHKMRDEVHEVKEEVHTATEAVREIKDDVHKEVRKLWEDSKTTHERMNELEFKSKSEEGTDTKQAKEDAYVRRKERKLLCNYFFLSNNSISFLSNNSLHNILGPERINLKIPQICADTSAEKK, encoded by the exons ATGGGTCGGCTTCTG GTTCTTCATAGACTTAACAGCTTAGTTCAAACTCCTGTTACAAATCTACAACAAATTATTGACGTCTGCAAAAAATGTCCTCTTAAGTCTGAAGCAGAACAACAAATACGTAAGATGCAAAAAATGGAAGAGAAACTAGAAATTGAGATGAAAGCTTTGACAAAAGTTGTTCACAAAATAGAAACCGATGTAACAGAAGATGTTCACAAGATGCGAGACGAGGTTCACGAAGTGAAAGAGGAAGTTCACACAGCAACAGAAGCTGTTCGCGAAATAAAAGACGATGTTCACAAAGAAGTTCGAAAACTCTGGGAAGATTCTAAAACTACACACGAAAGGATGAATGAGCTTGAATTTAAAAGCAAATCAGAag AGGGTACTGATACAAAACAGGCAAAAGAAGATGCGTATGTTCGACGTAAAGAACGTAAGTTACTTTGCAACTATTTCTTCCTGTCTAATAATAGTATTTCTTTTCTGTCTAATAATAGTCTTCAT AACATACTGGGACCAGAgagaataaatttgaaaattccacaaatatgTGCTGATACTAGTGCGGAGAAAAagtga